A genomic segment from Thermotoga neapolitana DSM 4359 encodes:
- the rbfA gene encoding 30S ribosome-binding factor RbfA has protein sequence MHPLYRKAMLESEIQKLLTEALQQLRDPRLKKEFVTFSRVELSKDKRYADVYVSFLGSPEERREAVEILNRAKGFFRTYVAKNLKLYVAPEIRFYEDKGIEASVRVHQLLNQLGFDPFKREEEEGEDKE, from the coding sequence ATGCATCCTCTCTATAGAAAGGCGATGCTGGAATCGGAGATACAAAAACTTCTGACCGAGGCACTTCAACAGTTGAGGGACCCGCGTTTGAAGAAAGAATTTGTGACCTTCTCTCGCGTCGAACTTTCAAAAGACAAGAGATACGCTGACGTCTATGTGAGTTTTCTGGGAAGCCCTGAGGAGCGAAGGGAAGCAGTGGAGATACTGAACAGGGCAAAGGGATTCTTCAGAACCTATGTGGCAAAGAATCTGAAACTCTACGTTGCTCCAGAGATTCGCTTCTACGAAGACAAGGGAATAGAAGCGAGCGTCAGGGTACATCAGCTGCTGAATCAACTGGGATTCGATCCGTTTAAACGCGAAGAAGAGGAAGGTGAAGACAAAGAATGA
- a CDS encoding HDOD domain-containing protein, giving the protein MIMALKIIDKILEGIDKLPSPNIVVQRIVAVCSKPDASSSEVASTLMMDASLSARVLKLANSAYYGIPRKITTLSEAVMILGFKTVRNLALSVFTYDMIFKNGSSSIDREKLWAHFIATAVASETIAETVGYPLKEEIFIAGLLHDIGKVVYDFLLSDVLEMEVKIAQKLKKNLIEVEEELEVPPHTEVGAKLLKNWNFPDLLVFTADYHHRVEANPNELFINQVSMVHVGDVLANLMMKGASLSWGDPVLSPFALNTLRLKPRVVLRVFERTREKYEKAKEFLSLD; this is encoded by the coding sequence ATGATCATGGCACTGAAGATAATCGATAAGATACTCGAGGGTATCGACAAACTTCCATCTCCAAACATTGTTGTTCAAAGGATAGTGGCAGTGTGTTCAAAACCAGATGCTTCTTCCTCGGAAGTTGCCAGCACCCTCATGATGGATGCGAGTCTCAGTGCCAGGGTCTTGAAGCTTGCAAATTCTGCTTATTACGGGATTCCCCGGAAAATAACAACCCTGAGTGAAGCAGTCATGATACTGGGATTCAAGACCGTCAGGAACCTCGCTTTGAGCGTTTTCACCTACGATATGATCTTCAAGAACGGATCTTCCAGCATCGACAGAGAAAAACTCTGGGCGCATTTCATAGCAACGGCTGTTGCCTCGGAGACCATTGCAGAAACAGTTGGTTATCCGCTGAAGGAAGAGATCTTCATAGCGGGCCTGCTTCACGACATAGGAAAAGTGGTTTACGACTTTCTTCTCTCCGACGTTCTGGAAATGGAGGTAAAAATCGCTCAGAAGTTGAAGAAGAACCTGATCGAAGTCGAAGAGGAACTGGAGGTGCCCCCTCACACCGAAGTTGGAGCAAAACTTCTGAAAAACTGGAATTTTCCGGATCTTCTCGTTTTCACCGCGGACTATCATCATCGAGTTGAAGCAAATCCGAACGAACTGTTCATCAATCAGGTGTCGATGGTCCATGTTGGAGATGTCCTGGCGAATCTCATGATGAAAGGTGCGTCCCTCTCGTGGGGTGATCCTGTTCTTTCTCCTTTTGCTCTGAACACTCTCAGGCTGAAGCCACGTGTTGTTTTAAGAGTTTTTGAGAGAACCAGAGAAAAATACGAGAAGGCAAAGGAGTTTCTGAGCCTGGATTAG
- a CDS encoding sensor histidine kinase, which produces MDKTQERTDKLLLLLSILIMEFSNVKEERDVLLSLLNLVKKVVDVNDLVLVDENKRVVLGRELDVSRFEEFIEWATKQASPAFVEEAGGYVGIIPLVKLGRSFGSLIVFMDHQPSMEETEIFRIFSFLSSIVLENVRLYRELEETYDYVNTILNNLPEGIFVYSNGEIRFQNERFARENFPEEVMKKAMEISEEAISLGVQRTGEIESEDKFFSITSIPLLYNGETQALTIVENITASKELERLKRIDRMKTEFVANISHELRTPLTAIKAYTETMYNSLEELDTDTLKEFLEVVLDQSNHLENLLNELLDFSRLERKALQIKKEKTNICELLESAVGAIKEFAASQGVKVFLEKKVPCFEAEVDPTRMKQVLLNLLSNGVKYSKKDEPEKYVKVVLDKDENGILIVVEDNGIGIPEHAREKIFEQFYRVDSSLTYEVSGTGLGLAITKEIVELHGGRIWVESEEGKGSRFFVWIPYDHGTEDNR; this is translated from the coding sequence ATGGATAAAACCCAGGAACGAACCGATAAGTTGCTCTTGCTTCTTTCTATTTTGATAATGGAGTTTTCCAACGTAAAGGAAGAGAGGGATGTCCTTCTCAGTTTGTTGAACCTTGTGAAGAAGGTCGTCGATGTGAACGATCTGGTTCTGGTCGACGAAAACAAGCGGGTTGTGCTGGGAAGAGAACTCGATGTTTCAAGATTCGAGGAGTTCATAGAATGGGCTACGAAACAGGCATCCCCGGCTTTTGTGGAAGAAGCAGGAGGATACGTCGGAATCATACCCCTGGTCAAACTCGGAAGGTCCTTCGGGAGTCTGATTGTTTTCATGGATCACCAGCCTTCGATGGAAGAGACGGAGATCTTCAGAATTTTTTCGTTTCTTTCTTCCATCGTACTGGAAAACGTCAGGCTCTACAGAGAACTTGAAGAAACTTATGATTACGTGAACACCATACTCAACAACCTTCCGGAAGGTATCTTCGTTTATTCAAACGGAGAAATACGTTTTCAGAACGAGAGATTCGCAAGGGAAAATTTCCCGGAAGAAGTTATGAAGAAGGCGATGGAAATTTCAGAAGAGGCGATCTCGCTTGGGGTTCAGAGAACTGGAGAGATCGAATCTGAGGATAAGTTCTTTTCCATCACTTCCATTCCTTTGCTCTACAACGGTGAAACACAGGCTCTGACGATCGTGGAAAACATCACGGCATCGAAGGAACTGGAAAGGCTAAAACGCATAGACAGGATGAAGACAGAGTTCGTTGCGAACATATCCCATGAGCTCAGAACTCCTTTAACTGCCATAAAAGCCTACACGGAGACCATGTATAACAGTCTGGAGGAACTCGACACGGATACCCTGAAGGAATTCTTGGAAGTTGTACTCGATCAGAGCAATCACCTTGAAAATCTCCTCAACGAACTGCTAGATTTCTCCAGACTCGAAAGAAAAGCACTGCAGATAAAAAAGGAAAAAACCAACATTTGTGAGTTGTTGGAAAGTGCCGTCGGTGCCATCAAGGAGTTCGCAGCTTCTCAGGGTGTAAAAGTCTTTCTGGAAAAGAAGGTTCCCTGTTTCGAGGCGGAAGTCGATCCAACGAGGATGAAACAGGTTCTTTTGAACCTTCTGAGCAACGGCGTGAAGTACTCGAAGAAGGATGAACCAGAAAAATACGTGAAGGTGGTTCTGGACAAAGATGAAAATGGAATCCTCATCGTTGTGGAAGACAACGGTATAGGGATACCGGAACACGCCAGAGAAAAGATCTTCGAACAGTTCTACAGAGTTGACTCTTCCTTGACTTACGAAGTTTCTGGAACGGGTCTGGGACTTGCCATCACAAAAGAGATCGTGGAACTCCACGGCGGAAGAATATGGGTTGAGAGTGAGGAGGGGAAGGGATCCAGGTTTTTCGTGTGGATCCCGTATGATCATGGCACTGAAGATAATCGATAA
- a CDS encoding L-threonylcarbamoyladenylate synthase: MTRVVKVDPLFPDERSLREAADLLKKGEVVVFPTETVYGIGADAYNEEACRKIFEIKGRPADNPLIVHICSFSQLEEVADGYESFRDFLERFWPGPLTVILPKKSQRISDVVTAGLPTVAVRMPAHPVALKLIEMLGDPIAAPSANLSGRPSATSVEHVVEDFMGRVSLILDAGNTPFGLESTIIDLSREKPVLLRPGPVEVEKLKEFFPDLVVPDFVKKSEFRGKPLAPGMKYRHYAPSKPLILVENLEKMKDVLREFPDHVVICVEERKELYRDRIVIGSLKNPYSIAQNLFAALREAEKREKEYIIVEGLEERGILFAVMNRLRKAASRIVR, from the coding sequence ATGACCAGGGTCGTAAAAGTGGATCCTCTTTTTCCCGATGAAAGATCCCTGAGAGAAGCTGCCGATCTTCTGAAAAAAGGAGAGGTTGTTGTCTTTCCGACAGAGACGGTCTACGGAATAGGTGCGGATGCTTACAACGAGGAAGCGTGCAGAAAGATATTCGAAATCAAAGGAAGACCCGCAGACAACCCCCTGATAGTCCACATATGTTCGTTTTCTCAACTCGAAGAGGTGGCAGATGGATATGAGTCTTTCAGGGACTTTCTGGAGAGATTCTGGCCTGGTCCTTTAACGGTCATACTCCCAAAGAAATCCCAGCGAATTTCCGATGTGGTCACTGCGGGACTTCCCACGGTGGCTGTGAGAATGCCGGCTCACCCGGTGGCCCTGAAACTGATAGAAATGCTGGGGGATCCCATAGCTGCCCCGAGTGCGAACCTGTCTGGAAGACCCAGCGCGACGAGCGTGGAACACGTTGTGGAGGACTTCATGGGACGGGTGAGCCTGATACTGGACGCAGGGAACACACCGTTTGGTCTGGAATCCACCATAATAGACCTGTCAAGGGAAAAGCCTGTCCTTTTGAGGCCAGGCCCTGTAGAGGTTGAAAAATTGAAAGAGTTCTTTCCCGATCTTGTTGTACCTGATTTCGTCAAAAAGAGTGAGTTCAGAGGAAAACCGCTGGCACCGGGCATGAAATACCGTCACTACGCTCCCTCAAAGCCGTTGATACTCGTGGAAAACCTCGAGAAGATGAAGGACGTTTTGAGAGAGTTTCCCGATCACGTTGTGATATGTGTCGAAGAAAGGAAGGAGTTGTACAGAGACAGAATCGTCATAGGTTCTTTGAAAAATCCCTACAGCATAGCACAAAATCTGTTTGCAGCACTCAGAGAAGCGGAAAAGAGAGAAAAAGAGTATATAATTGTTGAGGGGCTGGAGGAAAGGGGCATACTCTTTGCGGTGATGAACCGATTGAGGAAGGCTGCCTCCAGGATCGTGAGGTGA